One genomic segment of Pseudomonas sp. p1(2021b) includes these proteins:
- a CDS encoding HEAT repeat domain-containing protein: MPNHHRYLVALLLLILVSGGIGYLWHGDQPATPVQHPHSYAQALRQAHNGEPGAARVLYQQLERDDLPAIRRAALYAELPHYPSPQALKLARQDLDHGDPLVRRAAIASIRRLLPPAQRSLVLGPLLEDDEQSVRFAAVDALLGLDPDAIGLYFGPLQDALEQYQQALEAQPQDAEAQVHLARLYLHEDAYEQAGAALQRSLRTAPHGLDALAMQVRLLERQGQHDASRQVLAKALALRPDSAFLQHELGLWLVRHEQQEYALLAFSRAVELEPENTDYRYVLAVTLHDLDQVEAAQKQLETVLAREPANRRARLLLIQYWKETGQLQNVQVLLAELERQNPDDPLLQQGL, from the coding sequence ATGCCCAACCATCACCGTTACCTGGTCGCCCTGCTGCTGCTGATCCTGGTGTCGGGCGGTATCGGCTACCTGTGGCACGGCGACCAACCCGCTACACCTGTGCAACACCCACACAGCTACGCCCAGGCCTTGCGCCAAGCGCACAACGGCGAGCCAGGCGCGGCGCGGGTGCTCTACCAGCAACTAGAACGCGACGACCTGCCGGCCATCCGCCGCGCCGCGCTCTACGCTGAACTGCCGCACTACCCATCGCCCCAGGCATTGAAGCTGGCTCGCCAGGACCTGGACCATGGCGACCCGCTGGTACGCCGGGCGGCCATCGCCAGTATTCGCCGCCTCCTGCCGCCCGCCCAACGCAGCCTGGTGCTGGGCCCTTTGCTGGAAGACGACGAGCAGAGCGTTCGCTTCGCGGCGGTGGACGCCTTGCTGGGCCTGGACCCCGACGCGATAGGCTTGTATTTCGGCCCGCTGCAGGACGCCCTGGAGCAGTATCAGCAGGCCTTGGAAGCGCAACCACAGGATGCCGAGGCGCAGGTTCACCTGGCGCGCCTCTACCTGCATGAAGATGCTTACGAACAGGCCGGCGCGGCCTTGCAACGCAGCCTGCGAACCGCCCCGCACGGGCTGGACGCGCTGGCCATGCAGGTGCGCCTGCTGGAACGCCAGGGGCAGCATGATGCCTCTCGGCAAGTGCTGGCCAAGGCCTTGGCGCTACGCCCGGATTCGGCTTTCCTCCAGCATGAGCTGGGGCTCTGGTTGGTCCGTCACGAGCAACAGGAGTACGCCTTGCTGGCGTTTTCCCGAGCCGTCGAACTGGAACCGGAGAACACCGACTACCGCTACGTCCTGGCCGTGACCTTGCATGACCTGGACCAAGTGGAAGCCGCCCAGAAACAGCTGGAAACCGTGCTCGCTAGAGAGCCGGCCAATCGCCGGGCCCGGTTGTTGTTGATCCAGTATTGGAAGGAAACCGGCCAATTGCAGAATGTCCAGGTGCTATTGGCCGAGCTGGAGCGGCAAAACCCCGACGATCCGCTGCTCCAGCAAGGCTTGTAG
- a CDS encoding YbjQ family protein, whose product MIITTTSQLEGRPVAEYLGVVSAESVQGINFVRDFFARFRDFFGGRSQTLESALREAREQATEELKARARQLQADAVVGVDFEISMPSVQGGMVVVFATGTAVRLK is encoded by the coding sequence ATGATCATCACCACGACCAGCCAGCTCGAAGGCCGCCCGGTAGCCGAATATCTGGGGGTGGTCAGCGCCGAATCGGTGCAGGGTATCAATTTCGTGCGGGACTTCTTCGCCCGTTTCCGCGACTTCTTCGGCGGTCGGTCGCAGACCTTGGAAAGCGCCTTGCGTGAGGCGCGCGAGCAAGCCACCGAAGAGCTCAAGGCGCGGGCACGTCAATTGCAAGCCGATGCGGTGGTGGGGGTGGACTTCGAAATCAGCATGCCATCTGTCCAGGGTGGCATGGTGGTGGTGTTTGCCACCGGTACGGCGGTTCGCTTGAAGTAG
- a CDS encoding group II truncated hemoglobin, whose translation MSTPAYGTGDASYQAAGGIEGLRRLVDDFYRLMDERPEAASVRQMHPDDLQGSRDKLACFLSGWLGGPRLYNERFGSIAIPAFHAQWPIDQAHADLWLACMADAIDLQPWAPAFAEYLLRQLRVPAERIVQASRNRRAQA comes from the coding sequence ATGAGTACTCCCGCCTATGGCACCGGCGATGCCTCCTACCAGGCCGCTGGCGGCATCGAGGGCCTGCGCCGCCTGGTCGACGACTTCTACCGGCTGATGGATGAACGCCCGGAAGCGGCCAGCGTGCGGCAGATGCACCCAGACGATCTGCAAGGCTCGCGAGACAAGCTGGCCTGTTTTCTCAGTGGCTGGCTTGGTGGGCCACGCCTGTACAATGAACGCTTCGGCTCGATCGCCATTCCAGCCTTCCATGCCCAGTGGCCGATCGATCAAGCCCATGCCGATCTCTGGCTTGCCTGCATGGCCGATGCCATTGACCTGCAGCCCTGGGCACCGGCGTTTGCCGAGTACCTGCTGCGCCAGTTGCGGGTGCCGGCCGAACGCATCGTCCAGGCCAGCCGCAACCGCCGAGCTCAGGCCTGA
- the ampC gene encoding class C beta-lactamase, with protein MFTARLCRLALALGLASVAAPSLADSLQAQVDGIIEPLMREHDIAGMAVAVIADGKAHYFTYGVASKADGQPVNRQTLFEVGSLSKTYTATLVAQANAEGKLDLDAPAKRYQPALDGTPLGEASVLELGAYSADCMPLQFPDQVRTADQVLAFYQQWRPRSQRGTQRCYSNPSLGLFGELAARAQGKPFAQVMTQRLLPGLGLAHTYLEVPGSAREHYAQGYDASNQPVRVNPGPLADEAYGIKTNLTDAARYVNLQLRPTQLSPSLQKAIAVTQAGYFKVGAMTQGLGWERYPYPVTLDTLLEGNSSTMALHPQPTVRLKPAQPATPAAWYNKTGATGGFGAYYAFVPSEGLGIVLLANRNYPNEARVRAAYTILSNLAR; from the coding sequence ATGTTCACCGCCCGTCTCTGCCGACTCGCCCTCGCCCTCGGCCTGGCCTCGGTTGCAGCCCCAAGCCTGGCCGACTCGCTGCAAGCCCAGGTCGATGGCATCATCGAGCCGCTGATGCGCGAGCATGACATCGCCGGCATGGCCGTGGCGGTGATCGCCGATGGCAAGGCGCACTATTTCACCTATGGCGTGGCCAGCAAGGCCGATGGGCAGCCGGTGAACCGCCAGACGCTGTTCGAAGTCGGCTCGCTGAGCAAGACCTACACCGCCACTCTCGTCGCCCAGGCCAATGCCGAAGGCAAGCTCGATCTCGATGCACCCGCCAAGCGCTACCAGCCGGCACTGGACGGTACACCGCTGGGCGAGGCCAGCGTGCTCGAATTGGGCGCCTACAGTGCCGATTGCATGCCTTTGCAGTTCCCGGACCAAGTGCGGACCGCCGATCAGGTGCTGGCTTTCTACCAGCAGTGGCGCCCACGTAGCCAGCGCGGTACCCAGCGCTGCTACTCCAACCCAAGCCTTGGCCTGTTCGGCGAACTGGCCGCGCGGGCCCAGGGCAAGCCCTTCGCCCAGGTGATGACGCAGCGGCTGCTGCCGGGCCTGGGCCTGGCCCATACCTACCTCGAGGTGCCCGGCAGTGCTCGTGAGCACTACGCGCAAGGTTATGACGCCAGCAACCAGCCCGTACGCGTCAACCCCGGGCCGTTGGCCGATGAAGCCTACGGCATCAAGACCAACCTGACCGATGCGGCACGCTACGTAAACCTGCAACTGCGCCCCACGCAGCTCTCCCCTTCACTACAAAAGGCCATCGCCGTGACCCAGGCTGGCTACTTCAAGGTCGGCGCCATGACCCAGGGCCTGGGCTGGGAACGCTATCCATATCCGGTCACCCTGGACACCCTGCTCGAGGGCAACAGCTCGACCATGGCGCTGCACCCCCAGCCGACCGTACGCCTGAAGCCTGCCCAACCGGCCACACCTGCGGCCTGGTACAACAAGACCGGCGCGACCGGTGGCTTCGGTGCCTATTACGCATTCGTTCCGAGCGAGGGCCTGGGCATCGTCTTGCTGGCCAACCGCAACTACCCCAACGAGGCGCGCGTGCGAGCGGCCTACACGATTCTCTCCAACCTGGCACGGTGA
- a CDS encoding AraC family transcriptional regulator, giving the protein MSPNGHPEPRLDQLDRLPRPVYGHAESLPNIALGYRHQHPWGQLSHARRGILRVQTPQGLYLVPPQRAVWIAARVPHRVACEADTCLRSLYIEPSALPWPEAVCRVVAVEPLLGELIQAFSQLPAAYDEHGADGRMVQVLLDRLACAREEPLLLPLPHDRQLRQVCRRLQAAPDDSRSLAEWAVRLGVSEKTLSRRFLRETGLTFRLWRQRVRLLSALPALERGERVTDVALACGYASLSAFIAAFGEHFGQSPGEFLRRNHLS; this is encoded by the coding sequence GACCAGCTCGATCGCCTGCCACGCCCTGTCTACGGGCACGCGGAGAGCCTTCCCAATATCGCCCTGGGCTATCGCCACCAGCACCCTTGGGGCCAGCTCTCTCATGCACGTCGTGGCATCCTTCGCGTGCAGACGCCCCAAGGCTTGTACCTGGTGCCGCCCCAGCGCGCCGTGTGGATCGCCGCACGGGTACCGCACCGGGTAGCGTGCGAGGCCGATACCTGTCTGCGCAGCCTGTATATCGAGCCCAGCGCCCTGCCCTGGCCCGAGGCAGTCTGCCGGGTGGTAGCGGTCGAGCCACTGCTCGGAGAACTGATCCAGGCCTTTTCGCAATTGCCGGCGGCCTACGACGAACACGGCGCCGACGGCCGGATGGTGCAGGTACTGCTCGACCGCCTGGCCTGCGCCCGGGAAGAACCCTTGCTGCTGCCGCTGCCCCACGACCGCCAGTTGCGTCAGGTATGCCGCCGCCTGCAGGCCGCCCCCGACGACTCACGCAGCCTGGCCGAATGGGCCGTGCGCCTGGGCGTGTCGGAAAAAACCCTGAGCCGGCGCTTTCTGCGCGAAACCGGCCTGACCTTCCGCCTGTGGCGCCAGCGGGTACGCCTGCTCAGCGCCTTGCCGGCCCTTGAGCGCGGCGAGCGCGTCACCGATGTGGCACTGGCCTGCGGCTATGCCTCGCTGTCGGCGTTCATCGCCGCCTTCGGTGAGCATTTCGGCCAATCGCCTGGCGAATTCCTGCGCCGCAACCACCTTTCCTGA